In Tissierellales bacterium, the genomic window GTCCTTTCATAGCTATGAAATAACCGCCTACCTTTACATATGGAAGACAATACTCGCTTAGAGTACTTAAATTGGCCACAGCTCTTGATACTACTCTATCATATGATTCACGTCTATCTGTCTTGGCAAAATCTTCTGCGCGTCCATGAAGCGTTTCTATATTCTCAAGACCTAGTGTCTCTATTACTATATCGAGATAATTCAATCTTTTCTTTAGGCTATCCAATAAACTAATATTGAGCTCAGGGCGTAGTATTTTTAGAGGTATACCTGGAAAGCCGCCACCAGTTCCAACATCTAGTACTTTTAGTTCACCTTCAAAATAATTGGTTTTTAAAAGAGTCAAACTGTCTAAAAAGTGTTTTATATCTATTTCATCAGGATCTTTTATTGCTGTCAGATTTATTTTTTCATTCCATTCCATCAAAAGAGCTTTAAATACTTCAAATTCTTTTTGTTCTTTATCCGTCAATTCAATGTTCATTTCTTTTGTTCCCGATATCAATTTACTGAGCGTCATCTATTGTACTCCCCTCTTCATTAGTTCTAATTCTTTTTTGCTGTTCTAGGTAAACCAATAGCACGTTTACATCAGCTGGCGATACTCCAGATATTCTAGATGCCTGTCCTATAGAATCTGGTCTTATCTTATCAAGTTTTTGTCTAGCCTCTATTCTAAGTCCTTTAATGTCATCAAAATTAATATTTTCTGGTAATTTTTTACTTTCCATTTTCTTGAATTGCTCTATTTGTTTCAATTGTTTTTTAATATACCCATCGTATTTCGTCTTTATTTGTACCTGCTCAATTATGTCTGCATCTAATTCTGGTCTTTCATCATCAAAGCAAGCTAAACTCTCATAATTAAGTTCTGGTCTTTTTAGTAGATCTAATAATGGCTGTGTCTTTTTAAGCTCCGAATCTGCGATACCTGCCATTTTTTCTTTATTTTCAGCACTAGGTGTAACTCTTATTTCACTTAAGCGCTCTATTTCATTTTTTATTCCTATCTTTTTTTGCTGAAGTCTATCATATCTATCTTGAGATGCAAGACCAGCTTCATAACTTTTTTCCGTAAGTCTAAGATCTGCATTGTCCTGTCTAAGAGTAAGTCTATACTCTGATCTTGATGTCATCATTCTATAAGGTTCATTTGTTCCCTTTGTAGTCAAATCATCGACTAGAACTCCTATATAACCTTCTGATCTATCTATTATGAATGATTCTTTTCCATCTATTTTAAGACTTGCATTTATTCCAGCTATGATACCCTGAGCTGCTGCTTCCTCATATCCGCTACTTCCGTTTAATTGACCTGCACAGAATAAATTTTCTAAATGCTTGTATTCGAGACTTCTCTTCAAATCAGTTGGATCTATACAATCATACTCTATAGCATAGGCATCTCTCATTATAACGGCATTTTCAAGACCTCTTATAGATTGATACAATCTCTTTTGAACTTCAGCCGGAAGAGATGAACTAAGTCCTTGAATATACATCTCTTTAGTATCAAGTCCTTCTGGCTCTATAAATATTTGATGTCTCTCTTTATCTGCAAATCTAACTACTTTATCTTCTATTGACGGACAATATCTAGGCCCAGTACTCTCGATCACTCCTGTATAAAGAGGTGATCTATGCATATTTGCTTGAATTATTTCATGTGTGTTTTTATTAGTATATGTCAAATAGCATGGTATTTGTTCCTTTGATAAATCGCCACTTAAGAATGAAAACGGCACTATTTTTTCATCGCCTGGTTGTATTTCCATAGCTTCAAAATCTATGCTATCTCTGTGAACTCTAGCTGGAGTTCCCGTTTTAAATCTTCTAGTAGTGATATTTTTATCATTCATAGCTTTTGTCAAATACTTAGCTGGCATTAAATCTTGAGGACCAGCTTCGTAGTGAACTTCCCCTATAAATATCTTTCCACCTAAAAATGTTCCAGTAGCTAGTACAACTGCTTTTGAGTAAAATTTAGCTCCAGTTCTAGTTATAACGCCTTTTACACTGCCATCTTCTGCTATTAAGTCAACTACTTCTGCCTGTTTAAGAGTCAGGTTAGGCTCATTTTCAAGTACATTTTTCATATAAATATGATATTGTCTCTTATCAGCTTGAGCTCTAAGAGAGTGTACAGCTGGCCCTTTTGAAGTATTTATCATTCTACTTTGAATGAAAACCTGATCTATAGCCTTTCCCATTTCTCCGCCAAGAGCATCAACTTCTCTTACTAAATGCCCCTTAGCTGTTCCACCTATAGAAGGGTTACACGCCATCAGTCCAACTGCATCTAAAGATATAGTAAGTACTAATACTTTTTTTCCCATTCTTGCAGGAGCTAAAGCGGCTTCTATACCAGCATGTCCTGCACCAACTACTATCACATCATAATTGCCTGCTTCATAATATAACTTCTCATCCATTTCCATCTATTTATGACTCCCTTCTGCTTAATCACACACTACTAAACTTCCAACTATTAAATCATGTATTAACTTATTATTAGCTACTTTCCTACACAGAATTCACTAAATATACGATCTATTATATCTTCTTTAAGTGTTTCACCGCTGATCTCTCCTAAGTGATCCCAACAAGCTTTTAGATCTACCTCTATGCAGTCAACCGGCATTTGCATTTCTATAGTTTGAAGTGCTTCTTCTATTCGCTCTTTTGCATTTCTAAGCTGCTCTTTATGTCTTACATTCGTTATTATAGTATCATTTTGTACATTCAAGTCACCTTCAAAGAACATGTCTTTTAAAGTATTTTCAAGTCTATCTAATCCCGTCTTATTAAGAGCTGATATTTCAAATACCATATCGTGATTTACACTCTTTTCAAGTTCGGCTCTATCGAGTACGCTTGGTAAATCTGTCTTGTTTAGAAGTACTATGGATGATTTTTCTTTTATCAAGTTTAATATCTCATAATCCTCATCTGTCAATGAACTAGATTGATCAAATACTGCTATGATGAGATCAGCACTATTCACAAGATCTTTGGCTCTATCTACTCCCATTTTTTCAACTAAATCCTCTGTATCTCTTATACCAGCTGTATCAACTATCTTTAGAGGTATACCGTGTATATTTACATATTCTTCTATTATATCTCTAGTAGTACCAGGTATATCTGTTACTATTGCTCTATTTTCTCTAAGTACGGCATTCATGAGAGAAGATTTACCAACGTTTGGTTTGCCAAGTATTATCGTTTTCAATCCATCTCTAAGTATTTTACCTGTATCTACTGAAGATAGTAAGCTATCTATACCATCTAAAACTTCTAATCCTTCTTTTTTCAATTCTCCAAAAGTTACTTCTTCTATATCATCTTCTGGGTAATCAATAGATACTTGTATATGAGCAATCATTCGTAAAAGTAACTCTCTAAGTTCCTTTATAGCTGATGATATCTGACCATTTAGTTGATTAAGCGATACATCATATACTGCCTCTGTCTTTGCACTAATCAAATCCATAACAGCTTCAGCCTGACTCAAATCTAGTCTTCCATTTAAGAATGCTCTTTTGGTGAATTCTCCTGGCTCTGCTAGAATAGCTCCCTGCTCTAGTGTCAGCTGAAGTATTCTCCTAACAGGAATCATGCCACCATGACAGTGAATCTCTACGACATTTTCTGTAGTATACGATCGCGGCCCTAACATCTTAACTATGAGTATTTCATCTACCATTTGATCTGTTTTTGGATCATATATATGTCCATAATATAGTTTTCTATCTTCACCATTTTCAAGGCTTTTTCCCGCTGGATTTTTAAATAAGCTATCTGCAATAGCTATAGATTTTTCTCCGCTCAATCGAATTATTCCTATTCCAGCTTCTCCTGGTGCCGTTGCTATGGCTGCAATTGTTGCTTCTGCCATTTTTCTCCCTCCATTTTACGAAAAAAAGAATGTTGAAATCACCGAGATGATCCAACATCCTTTTAAGATTATTTCAATTCTATAACGACTCTTCTATATTCCCCTTCGCCTATACTATGGGTAGTCACAGCGTCATGTCCTTGTAGAGCTGAGTGGATAATCCTTCTCTCATAAGGATTCATCGGTTCTAACTTGATATTTCTTCCAGTTCGCTTCGCCTTAGATGCCATCTTTTGAGCAAGACTCTCAAGTGTTTCTTTGCGGCGCTCTCTGTAGTTTTCTGTATCTAACAATATCTTGACATAGCCTTCTCTTTTAGCATTTACAACTATACTTGTAAGGTACTGAATAGAGTCAAGGGTTGCCCCACGCTTTCCTATTATAAGACCCATGTCATGTTTATTTTCACCAACTAAATCAATTTTCAAATATTCACCTTCACGAGACATCTCAGGAACAGCTACTATTCCCATCTTTCCAACGACTTCTCGAAGAAATTTGTCTGCTAATACTTCTGGTGACTTATCCACGTCAATTTGAACCTTTGCTTCTTTGTTGCCAATAATACCTAAAAAACCTTTTGTTGGTTCCTCTAAGACGTGTATACTTACATCTTCCTTAGTCGCCCCAAGTTCTGCTAAAGCGGCTTCTACTGCTTCTTCTATGGTTTTTCCTGTCTTGACTATTGACTTCATCTAGATTTCCCCCTTGGACTTTCTAACTGGTTTATAGATAAAATAGTTTTGAACTATAGTTACCAAACTACTCATTACCCAATAAAGTGCCAAACCTGCTGGTAAGCTAATTCCAATCATAAGTATCATAAGTGGCATCATATACGTCATCATTTTTTGTGTTTGAGCAGCTTGACCACTAGCCTGAGCTCCGGTATTCATAGTCTTACTTTGTACAAATGTAAGTGCCGCTGCAATAACCGCTAAAACTGGAATAGCATAGCCCATTATTACTATACCATTTGTCATCCCTGCATATGCTCCTGATTCAAAAACATGATTTGCTGAGAAACCAATGTCTTTAACCCAGAAGAAACTTTTATTTATCTCTTCAAATACAAACGAGCTGTCATTGAAAAGGTATTGAGCTGGCTGTTGTAGCATTCTATAAAATCCAATGATTATAGGAAATTGGATTAATAGTGGCAAACATCCACCCATAGGGTTAACTTTGTGCTCTTGATACAATTTCATAGTTTCCATGTTGAGCTTTTCTTTATCATTTTTGTATCGCTCTTGTATTTTCTTAAGCTCTGGTTGAATCTTGTTCATTTCTTTCATTGAGTTCATCTGCTTAATTGTCAGTGGCAATAATAATAGTTTAAATATTATAGTTGTCACAATTACAGCTAATGCATAGGCAGATAAAACACCTGTATCTGCTGTCATGATGGCGCGAATACCACCATAAATTGCCTCTAACAACGGTGCCAAAATATTGGCAAAAAATTCTGTCATTCATTCTCCTCCTCTTACACGTTTAGTGAAAGTAATCACTCTCAACAGTTTTATTTTAAGGGATCGTAACCACCTGGATGCATCGGCGTGCATCGTAAGATACGCTTGATTGCCAAGTAACTACCCTTTAAAAAGCCGTATTTTTCTAAAGCTTCAATAGCATAGGCCGAACAAGTAGGATAAAATCTACAAGTTGACCGCCCTTTTAAAGGAGATATGTACTTTTGATAAAACCTAATCAGCCAAATCCCTATTTTTTTCATTTTTTCGGACCTCTTTTCTCAAGTTGGTAATCTTAAGACCGTGGGCCACGGCACTCATCATAGTTTTATAGTCTATCTGAGTAGCACTTGCTCTTGCGAGAATGATGATATCATATCCTGGCTTCACTTCAGATGCTAGATGACGAAAACTTTCTTTCATAAGTCGTCTAGTACGGTTTCTTACAACAGCTTTTCCTAATTTTTTGGTTGCTGTATATCCAATTCTACTGTACTCTAAACCATTCTCTTTATAAAATATCACCAAATGCCTATTTGCTTTTGATTTACCTTGATCATATACCGGACGATAGTCACGATTTGATCTTAATCTATACTTTTTTTCCATTACGTCCATCCATTCTAAAGGAATAAAAAAATCTTTTCCTTATTCTGATTATATCCAATATTAAGTCCTACAACAACCTTTTTCAATTTTCTTTACTTAAAAAAATTTTCATTTTTCCTTACTTAAAAAATTTTCAATTTTCTTTATTGCAAAACTTTATACCTATTACTATATTAAAAAGCTATACTAAAAAAAGCTATACTAAAAAAAGCTATATTAAAAAACTCTTTTCATTTTTCTGGGTTCACTATTTTCATTTGAATACAAGAAAAGGCCACTTCAATTGCGGCCCAGTTGTCTTATATAACTATGCTGTTAATTTCTTTCTGCCCTTAGTTCTACGTTTCTTAAGAATGTTACGTCCCGCTTTACTTGACATTCTTTTTCTGAAACCATGCTCTTTACTTCTCTGTCTTTTCTTTGGTTGATACGTTCTTTTCATGCAAAACACCTCCTTCAGTCGCTTTAGCTCTATAATATCTATGTATTTCGAGTCTTTCAGCAATAAACATATTACTACAACATTATATTAGCATCTTCTTTTAATGTCAAGAATTTTGTAAAAAATATAGATACATATAAAATTTGCACTATATATAGGAAGAAACTCAAAATATTATACTAAAAGTTGTGTTTTAGGTATCCATTTTAACTAATATCCTGTGTATAAACTTAGTCACAATTCCCATCTTTTGTGGATATCTTTTGTTTTTGTGTTGATAGTTGTCCACAATTTTGATATGATAGTAGAGCGATGTGGATTTATTTATCAACAGCATCAAGTTATACACAGTCTGTGGATGTTTTTGTGTATAAGTTGTATTTTTTTTCTAAATTTGCTATCTATCTTGGCTTATTTAGTACTTTTTTCATCCACAATTATCTATTTTATCATCTTGTTGATAATCTGCATAGCATATTTTACTAAATTTATTGTCCATAGATTTATCCACATAATTTTTTCTATTTTGTGTATTAATATCATCGTTTTTTTATAGCCTATTTGTGTTGATAAATTTGTTGATAATTCGGGACTTTGGATTTTATTTTTTATGATCCAAATGATAATAGGAGGCATTTATATGAATTTCGATTTAAACGACATCTGGACCTCAGCTCTAAATCTTATTAGAGAAGAATTGACTCCAATGAGTTTTTCTACTTGGATTGAAACTATCAAACCGTTGTCAATCACCGAGAATAAACTTTATTTGAGTACACAAGATGAATTTACAAAGGGAATATTGGAAAATCGCTACGCTATTCTTGTAAAAAACGCCATAAAGCAAATTACAGGTACTTCGTATGAGATAATTTTTTCCATACCGTCTTCTGAAGATAGCGGTAGCACAGTTTCTGAGACTGTTCCTGAAAAAACTGCAAAACCCGTAGATGACAATGTTTTAGGAAAAACATTAAATCCTAAATACACATTTGAAAAGTTTGTCATCGGAAATAATAACCGTTTTGCTCATGCTGCGTCACTTGCCGTAGCCGAATCTCCAGCTAATGCCTATAATCCGCTTTTCATATATGGAGGCGTTGGACTTGGAAAAACTCACTTGATGCATGCTATTGGTCACTATATTTTAAAGCAAAATCCAAGTGCAAAAGTAGTTTATCTATCGAGCGAAAAATTTACAAATGAGTTGATAAACTCAATCAGAGATGATAAAAATATTGAATTTAGAAATAGATATAGAAATGTAGATGTACTATTAATAGATGATATTCAATTCATTGCAGGTAAAGAAAGTACTCAAGAAGAGTTTTTTCACACATTTAATGCTCTTCATGAAGCTAATAAGCAAATCGTACTATCTAGTGATAGAACTCCAAAGGAGATTCCAAAACTAGAAGATCGTCTAAGATCAAGATTCGAAGGTGGGCTTATAGCTGATATTCAACCTGCAAATCTCGAAACTAGAGTTGCTATACTACAAAAAAAGGCTAATGAAGATAATTTAGAAATAGACGATGAAGTTCTACAATATATAGCTCATAAAATCGAGTCAAATATTCGAGAATTAGAAGGTGCTCTGACTAGAGTCATAGCTTATTCAACTCTAACTAATAGAGATATTAATATTGATTTGGCTAATGAGGCTCTGAAAGATATAATTTCAAATGCACCAAAGCAAATAAATGTAGCTCTCATAAAAGATATTGTTGGAAAACAATACAATGTCAAAAAAGAAGATTTTGATTCTAAAAAAAGAACTAGAAATATAGCATATCCAAGACAAATTGCTATGTATCTTACTCGAGAACTTACAGACTTGTCTCTGCCAAAAATTGGAGAAGAGTTTGGAGGTAGGGATCATACTACAGTTATACATGCTTACGAAAAAATTAGCTCAGAAATAAAAGAAAAAGCTGATTTTAAACATCAAATAGATGAACTTATCGGAAAGATAAAGAATTAGATTCTCTAAAGTGAGTTTCTTGATTGAATTATATATTTTTTTGACTAAAAACTTATTCACAATGCTATGTGCTTAAAATGTTATTCGCATGTGAATAAGTTTTTGTGTATAATAAAGAGAGTGGATGATGTGTATAACTCTCTTTAGTTATACATAATTTTTACACAGGGGCAATTCTCATGGCTATGGGGGTTTGATAGACTTATCCCGATATCCACAGGCCCTACTACTATTACTACTAAGTTAAGTTATATATTTATAGAGTATTGCACATAGGGAGGTTATACACAGTGAAACTAAGAATTACACAACCAGCCTTGGCAAAGGCTATTCAAATAGTACAAAAAGGAATCTCTTCTAAAACAACATTGCCTATACTTACCGGTATACTTATGGAAGCTAAAGGTGATATGCTAAAACTTACAGGTACAGATTTAGAACTTGGAATAGAAACTTTTGTTCCATGTGATATTGAAAGAGAAGGTTCAGTAGTTGTAACTGCAAATATTTTTGGTGAAATTATTAGAAAATTACCTAATTCTACTATTG contains:
- the rsmG gene encoding 16S rRNA (guanine(527)-N(7))-methyltransferase RsmG, with translation MTLSKLISGTKEMNIELTDKEQKEFEVFKALLMEWNEKINLTAIKDPDEIDIKHFLDSLTLLKTNYFEGELKVLDVGTGGGFPGIPLKILRPELNISLLDSLKKRLNYLDIVIETLGLENIETLHGRAEDFAKTDRRESYDRVVSRAVANLSTLSEYCLPYVKVGGYFIAMKGPEVGDEMNTAKKAISLLGGKIIEKIDVEIPHSDLHHNLVVIKKINKTPKRYPRQAGQPKKNPL
- the mnmG gene encoding tRNA uridine-5-carboxymethylaminomethyl(34) synthesis enzyme MnmG, which gives rise to MDEKLYYEAGNYDVIVVGAGHAGIEAALAPARMGKKVLVLTISLDAVGLMACNPSIGGTAKGHLVREVDALGGEMGKAIDQVFIQSRMINTSKGPAVHSLRAQADKRQYHIYMKNVLENEPNLTLKQAEVVDLIAEDGSVKGVITRTGAKFYSKAVVLATGTFLGGKIFIGEVHYEAGPQDLMPAKYLTKAMNDKNITTRRFKTGTPARVHRDSIDFEAMEIQPGDEKIVPFSFLSGDLSKEQIPCYLTYTNKNTHEIIQANMHRSPLYTGVIESTGPRYCPSIEDKVVRFADKERHQIFIEPEGLDTKEMYIQGLSSSLPAEVQKRLYQSIRGLENAVIMRDAYAIEYDCIDPTDLKRSLEYKHLENLFCAGQLNGSSGYEEAAAQGIIAGINASLKIDGKESFIIDRSEGYIGVLVDDLTTKGTNEPYRMMTSRSEYRLTLRQDNADLRLTEKSYEAGLASQDRYDRLQQKKIGIKNEIERLSEIRVTPSAENKEKMAGIADSELKKTQPLLDLLKRPELNYESLACFDDERPELDADIIEQVQIKTKYDGYIKKQLKQIEQFKKMESKKLPENINFDDIKGLRIEARQKLDKIRPDSIGQASRISGVSPADVNVLLVYLEQQKRIRTNEEGSTIDDAQ
- the mnmE gene encoding tRNA uridine-5-carboxymethylaminomethyl(34) synthesis GTPase MnmE, with the protein product MAEATIAAIATAPGEAGIGIIRLSGEKSIAIADSLFKNPAGKSLENGEDRKLYYGHIYDPKTDQMVDEILIVKMLGPRSYTTENVVEIHCHGGMIPVRRILQLTLEQGAILAEPGEFTKRAFLNGRLDLSQAEAVMDLISAKTEAVYDVSLNQLNGQISSAIKELRELLLRMIAHIQVSIDYPEDDIEEVTFGELKKEGLEVLDGIDSLLSSVDTGKILRDGLKTIILGKPNVGKSSLMNAVLRENRAIVTDIPGTTRDIIEEYVNIHGIPLKIVDTAGIRDTEDLVEKMGVDRAKDLVNSADLIIAVFDQSSSLTDEDYEILNLIKEKSSIVLLNKTDLPSVLDRAELEKSVNHDMVFEISALNKTGLDRLENTLKDMFFEGDLNVQNDTIITNVRHKEQLRNAKERIEEALQTIEMQMPVDCIEVDLKACWDHLGEISGETLKEDIIDRIFSEFCVGK
- a CDS encoding protein jag, with amino-acid sequence MKSIVKTGKTIEEAVEAALAELGATKEDVSIHVLEEPTKGFLGIIGNKEAKVQIDVDKSPEVLADKFLREVVGKMGIVAVPEMSREGEYLKIDLVGENKHDMGLIIGKRGATLDSIQYLTSIVVNAKREGYVKILLDTENYRERRKETLESLAQKMASKAKRTGRNIKLEPMNPYERRIIHSALQGHDAVTTHSIGEGEYRRVVIELK
- a CDS encoding YidC/Oxa1 family membrane protein insertase is translated as MTEFFANILAPLLEAIYGGIRAIMTADTGVLSAYALAVIVTTIIFKLLLLPLTIKQMNSMKEMNKIQPELKKIQERYKNDKEKLNMETMKLYQEHKVNPMGGCLPLLIQFPIIIGFYRMLQQPAQYLFNDSSFVFEEINKSFFWVKDIGFSANHVFESGAYAGMTNGIVIMGYAIPVLAVIAAALTFVQSKTMNTGAQASGQAAQTQKMMTYMMPLMILMIGISLPAGLALYWVMSSLVTIVQNYFIYKPVRKSKGEI
- the yidD gene encoding membrane protein insertion efficiency factor YidD translates to MKKIGIWLIRFYQKYISPLKGRSTCRFYPTCSAYAIEALEKYGFLKGSYLAIKRILRCTPMHPGGYDPLK
- the rnpA gene encoding ribonuclease P protein component: MEKKYRLRSNRDYRPVYDQGKSKANRHLVIFYKENGLEYSRIGYTATKKLGKAVVRNRTRRLMKESFRHLASEVKPGYDIIILARASATQIDYKTMMSAVAHGLKITNLRKEVRKNEKNRDLAD
- the rpmH gene encoding 50S ribosomal protein L34 yields the protein MKRTYQPKKRQRSKEHGFRKRMSSKAGRNILKKRRTKGRKKLTA
- the dnaA gene encoding chromosomal replication initiator protein DnaA; amino-acid sequence: MNFDLNDIWTSALNLIREELTPMSFSTWIETIKPLSITENKLYLSTQDEFTKGILENRYAILVKNAIKQITGTSYEIIFSIPSSEDSGSTVSETVPEKTAKPVDDNVLGKTLNPKYTFEKFVIGNNNRFAHAASLAVAESPANAYNPLFIYGGVGLGKTHLMHAIGHYILKQNPSAKVVYLSSEKFTNELINSIRDDKNIEFRNRYRNVDVLLIDDIQFIAGKESTQEEFFHTFNALHEANKQIVLSSDRTPKEIPKLEDRLRSRFEGGLIADIQPANLETRVAILQKKANEDNLEIDDEVLQYIAHKIESNIRELEGALTRVIAYSTLTNRDINIDLANEALKDIISNAPKQINVALIKDIVGKQYNVKKEDFDSKKRTRNIAYPRQIAMYLTRELTDLSLPKIGEEFGGRDHTTVIHAYEKISSEIKEKADFKHQIDELIGKIKN